In Sphingobacterium sp. R2, the genomic stretch TTTGGCTAAATGTACCTATACAATGCATTTCCTGTCCCATTGGACAGATATAGCAATCTTGTGAAGGATTATAATGTAATTTATCTACAGAAAATGGTTTCTTATCCCCACAGCTCTTTTTCTGTCCTTTGTCAAACATACCATATTTCACATAGCTCTCAATATTTTTTGCTGCCAGTAATGCATAGTTTTCTTCACTGCCATAACCGGCATCCGCGGTAAGGGTTCCCGGTGTTTTTCCAAAGCTGTCCTCATGTTGTTGCAAATGACCGGATAATGTTCTGGTATCTGTGGGATTGGAATGTATGGTGTAATTGACGATGTATTGATTGGACGTGGATATCTGGATATTATATCCTGGTCTGAGCTGGCCATTTTTCATATGATCCTCTTTCATCCGCATAAAGGTGGCATCGGGATCTGTTTTGCTATAACTGTTTCTGTCTCCCAGAGTAGCTTCCTGCTCTTCATATTGTACGATCTTCTCTGGATAGTTTTTGGTTACATAACGCAACTTTGCCTTCATCTTTTTATTTACCGAAGGTTTGTCGGATAAGACTCTGTTCAGCTTATCGACCGTAGCCCGGACTTTTTCGCTGTCAATTGTCGTCAGATCGGGAGGATCCGGGAGGTTGTCCTCCGACTTGGCAATACTTTGGGCGTAGTCCCATATATCTTTTAAGGCAGCTTTCATCTTTTCCTTATTGGTATGGATAGCTTTCTTCCAAACGAAAGTGTATCTGTTTGCATTAGCCTCTATCTTGGTGCCATCGGTGTAGACATCTTCTATGCTTAACAACCCTTCTTCGGCCAGGAGCTTAACAACTTCTTCAAATACACTGCGAAGTGCTTCTTTTAAGCGGACACCACGAAATCTGTTGATGGTATTGTGATCGGGATAGCTCATGCCGCTCAGCCACATGAAGTTGATATTCTCCCGGCAGGCTGTTTCCAGTTTCCGACTGCTGTAGACATTGCTTACATAGCCAAACACCAGAACCTTCAACAGCATTTGCGGATGATAACTGGAACAGCCTTTTATCTTGTAGGCATCCAAAAGACCCTGTATGTTGATACGGTTGATCACATCGTTAACAATACGTACCGGATGTCCTTTGGAGACCAATTCGTCCAAAGTTGGGGGAATTGCCATAATCTGATCCTGATAGTAAGGCTTAAAAGTAGGTCTTTGAGATGACATATATCTTTTTTTGAAATATAAATATATGAAAATCAATTAATTAAATCAAATTAAATATCATGAAATAACATAAAAAAGAGGCTGTCTTTTTGAGACAGCCTCTATTTTTTTATGATTTAATTCTTGGATGATCATGCTTTCATCCGCTCGAATGTATGATTACATGGTGAGTCGGATTAGATGGATATTGAGCGTCACTTCTGCTTGATTTTGTTGGAACTGATCTGTTTTTAAAGAAATAATTCGTAATTTCAAGTTCCTCACCCGAGTGAACAAAATATTTGTTAAATTTGTAATCATTATGGATGACCCCGCGCAATTATCGGAATACGGCAAAATCCTTATCATTCTTCTGATAGGGGCGCTGTTAGTCTGTGCGACCATTTTCCTGGCACGTCTAATTTCTCCTAAAAAGAATAATCCCATAAAATCCGGTACGTACGAATGTGGAGAGGAACCAATTGGTTCATCTTGGGTTCAGTTCAATCCGCGCTTCTATGTTATTGCCCTCGTTTTTTTACTTTTTGATGTGGAGCTTATCTTTATCTTTCCATGGGCTACTGTATTTGGACAATCGGAATATATTGCAGCAGATGAAAGATGGGGATGGTTTACTATGATCGAAATGGGCATATTTATTGGTGTCTTAATTTTAGGATTGGTGTTTGTGTGGAAGAGGGGGGATTTGGAATGGGTTAAGCCGAAAGTGTCGTTACCGAAGGTTCCTGTATATATCCCAGATAGCGCCTATGCGAGCTTAAATAATAAAACATATCAGCTGCGCGATTATGTAGCGGTAGCAGATGAAACAGTAGTTGGAGAAGTAGTAACGGCAAACGAAGTCGTCTCTGTTCCTAAACCAGCTTTTAAACCGCGATTTAAAAAACCTGAATAAAGCATGAGTCTAGATAGTCAATTGCAAAATGATGGTGTTATTGTTGCCAAATTAGATGATTTACTCAACTGGGCAAGGCTGTCGTCCATGTGGCCGATGAGTTTCGGTATTGCCTGTTGTGCCATAGAAATGATGGGAGCAATGGCATCTACCTACGATTTGGATCGGATGGGCGTCTTTCCAAGACCTTCTCCTCGGCAATCCGATGTGATTATTATCGCCGGAACCGTTACCTTCAAGATGGCTGATCGCATTAAGAAATTATATGAGCAAATGCCTGATCCCAAATATGTTATTTCAATGGGGTCATGTTCAAATTGTGGTGGTCCCTATTGGCAACATGGGTATCATGTCGTCAAAGGAGTGGATAAAATTATTCCTGTAAATGTGTATGTTCAAGGGTGCCCACCTCGGCCCGAAGCGCTGATCGGAGCTTTTATTGAATTGCAAAAAAAAATAGACAAAGAAAGCTTACTTGGAGAACAGCTGTTCAAAGAGAAAGCTTAAAAAAATAAAATTTATAAGATTTAAATCAATTATGGCAAAAGATTTTTATGGCGAACTGCAATTAGGTATTCTTGGCGGTGGACAACTGGGAAGAATGTTAATCCAGGAAGCCATTAATTACAATGTAAACGTTCATGTATTGGATCCCGATAAGAATGCTCCTTGTCGCAAGTTGTGCAATAGATTTGAATGTGGATCATTGGGCGATTTTGAAACGGTCTATAATTTCGGTAAGGATTTGGACATGATTACGATCGAGATTGAGAAGGTAAACGTAGATGCGCTGGAAAAGCTGGAAGGTGAAGGAGTGATCGTTTATCCGCAATCACGTATCATTCGTCTAATTCAGGATAAAGGTTTACAAAAGCAATTTTTTAAACAAAATGATATTCCGACATCTACATTCCAATTGATATCCAATAAGGATAATATGATGAACGCTCCACTAAGCCTTCCTTATATCCAAAAATTACGTCGGGACGGATATGACGGAAAGGGTGTAAAGAAAATTGTCACACAGCAGGATATTCAAGAGGCTTTTGAGGAGCCAAGTTTAATTGAAGAATGGGTAGATTTTGAAAAGGAAATTGCTGTTATTGTTGCCCGGAATGATAAAGGAGAAGTTTCTACCTTTCCAATGGTGGAAATGGAATTCAATCCACAAGCAAATTTAGTTGAATTTTTGATCGCTCCTTCTTTGTATGGTGTGGAAATACAACAGCGAGCCGAGATGATCGCAAAAAAAATCGCAGAAGATCTACAAATTGTCGGAATATTGGCCGTAGAGATGTTTCTAACAAAAAATGGCGATATTTTAGTTAACGAATTGGCTCCCCGTCCACACAATAGTGGCCATCAGACCATTGAGGGTAATTATGTGTCGCAATTTGCACAACATTTAAGAGCCATATTTAATCTACCTCTGGGGGATACGCGCTGCAGGACGAATACAGTCATGATTAATCTATTGGGTGAAGCGGGCTATGAAGGGCTGGCTAAATATGAAGGTGTTGAAGAGGTACTTGCTATGGAAGGTGTATATATCCATCTTTATGGCAAGAAATATACAAAGCCTTTCCGTAAAATGGGACATGTCTGCATTATCAATGACGATCGGGAGAAGGCAATCTCCAATGCGAGAAAAGTACAAGAAATATTAAAAGTTAAAGCTTAAAAGAGACTATGTCAGTAAATAATAAAGCCCAAGTTGGTATCATCATGGGGAGTAAATCTGATCTTCCGGTCATGCAGGATGCTATCGATGTTCTAAAAGTCCTCGGTGTAGAGTTTGAAGTAACGATTGTTTCAGCACACCGTACACCTCAGCGTATGTTTGATTACGCAAAAAATGCCGCAATTCGTGGTTTGAAAGTTATTATTGCTGGGGCAGGCGGAGCCGCGCACTTACCAGGAATGGTAGCCTCTATTACACATTTACCCGTCATAGGTGTCCCTGTCAAATCTTCGAATTCAATTGACGGATGGGACTCTGTGCTTTCTATCCTTCAGATGCCCAATGGCATTCCTGTAGCTACAGTCGCTTTGAATGCAGCGAAGAATGCGGGTATATTAGCCGCTCAGATTCTAGGTACAAGTGATGAAGTAATCGGCAATAATATTATTGACTATAAAGAAGAGTTAGCGAGAAAAGTAATTGAGACAGCTGTGCAAGTTGAGGATACCGAATTCTAAGTTGACATTCTTACAAAATAAAAAAGGGAGCATTGCTCCCTTTTTTATTTTGTAAGATTTGCCTGAACATAATCGTAGCTCTTTTTAAGACTTTCCATCTTATTGGGCATATCAATATTATCTTGTTCAACAAAGGCATATTTAAGTCCTGATTTGCTCTTTTCTTTAACAATCTCAGGGAAATTGATGCTGCCTGTTCCTACTTCGGTATACTTGATATCATTGAAAATTTGCTCGATAGGCAATTTTCCATCTTTCGGCCACTCAATAGGATTGGATTTTGTTTTATCCATATCTTTGACATGCCACAATTTAAAACGGTTGGGGAATTTTTCAAACAAAGATATCGGGTTTTTACCAGCTTTTTCTGCCCAAAAAAGGTCTAATTCAAAATCGACCAGGTCTGGCTCGGTAAATGCAAGCATTACCTCTTCACCCGTCGTATTATTGCCTAGATCCCTAAATTCCCAGAAATGGTTGTGATAAGCAACTTTTAAACCTAATTTTTTAGCCTGTTCACCAGCCTTATTCAATTGCTCTGAAGCATAGAGATAATCGTCTTTTTTCAATGCATTCAGATCGAACATTGGTGTTACAGGGGCAATTACATATTCTTGACCAAGTTCTTTTGCTGCATCAAAATAAACCGCAAGATCCTCTTTGTCGATATGAGCTTTACTTAGGTATTTGGACATATCATAATGGCCTGAATGTGTTTTTAGACCGTTATCATCCAATATTTTCTTCAACTCTTTGTAGGGCAATTTCCAGAACTGTTTGGCTGTGGCGTCTATACCATAGAGCTCAACATGTTTATACCCAATTTTGGCAATTTGTTCCAAAGATCCTTTCGGATCTTTATCCATTAAATCGCGGATGGAATAAAGCTGTACGCCTATATTCTGTAATGGATTGTCGCTGATTGCACCGGCTTTATTTTGACAAGATATAAAGTTGGGCACCAGATAAGCTGCCGAAAGACCTATTCCAGCTTGCTTTAAAAATTGACGGCGAGAATTGTTCATCATATAATTGATTACTTGTTAGTGTACAATGTACAATTATTTGTTTAAAAATCAATGGTGCAACGAGGAATATTTTGAAAGATGCGTTGAGTTTAGAGTTCTAAATATGTGTAAAACAATAGTTTGTGAGTGTATGAAGCAGGTCTTTGGAAAGTTAATGGGAGCAAAAGTGTGGGAAGACCTTACGAAAAAAGGTCTGAATACGTTCAGACCTTTTTTCCATTTAAGTAGGAATACCTAAACAGTCATGATATCTTTTTCTTTTAGCTCAGCCAATTTATCAACTTTTACAATGAATGCGTCAGTTAACTTTTGGACTTCACCTTCGGCAGTTTTAATTTCATCTTCTGAAGCACCATCATTTTTTAATTTCTTGATGGACTCATTGATATCCTTACGGATGTTACGAATACCGATACGGCCTCGCTCAGTTTCTTCTTTTACCTTTTTAACTAGATCACGTCTCCTTTCTTCTGTTAGAGGGGGGACATTCAGACGAATAACGATACCATCGTTCTGCGGGTTGATGCCTAGGTTAGCGTCTGTGATAGATTTTTCAATTGCGTTGATAAGCGATTTCTCCCAAGGCTGAATGACAATAGTCCGCGCATCAGTTGTATTGATGTTTGCCACTTGTGAAAGTGGAGTGGCGCTACCATAATAGTCTACTGAAATACCATCTAACATAGATGGAGAAGCTTTACCGGCACGAATTTTAGTTAATTCGGATTCGGTGTGAGCAACTGCTTTGGACATCTTGTCTTTACAATCGTCCAATTCAATTGAAATTAGTTCGTTCATATAAGATTACGTTTTTAACAGATTTAAATTATTTAACCACAGTTCCGACATGTTCACCATTAGCAAGTTTTAATAAATTGCCTGGTTTATTCATATCAAATACGATGATCGGTAATTTGTTTTCTTGACAAAGGGTAAAGGCAGTCATATCCATGACATTTAATCCTTTCTCATAAACCTCTGTGAATGATATTTCCTCAAATTTTGTTGCACTAGGATCTTTTTCAGGATCAGCAGTGTAAATACCATCTACACGTGTTCCTTTCAATACGGCATCTGCATTGATTTCGATCGCACGTAAGGATGCAGCAGTGTCTGTTGTGAAATACGGATTTCCAGTACCAGCTCCGAAAATAACAATACGGCCTTTTTCCAAGTGGCGAACGGCTCTTCTACGAATAAATGGTTCACATATTTGCTCCATTTTGATCGCAGTAAGCAAACGTGTCTTTTTACCAACTTTCTCAAGCGCATCCTGCAGTGCCATACTGTTGATGACTGTGGCAAGCATGCCCATATAGTCTGCTTGAACACGGTCCATTCCTGATTTTTCAGCGCTTAAACCACGGTAAATATTGCCGCCACCGATAACAATTGCAATTTCTAAACCTTGATCGTGAATTTCTTTGATATCATTAGCGTATTGTGATACACGGTTAATATCGATACCATAGCTTTGGTCACCCATTAAGGATTCACCGCTAAGTTTTAATAAGATACGTTTGTATTTCATAATTGTTTTTTTGGAAATTTTCCAAAGGTCAAAGATAAAATATTTTTTTTATCCCCTAAGACTTAAAGTGATATTTATTGTGGTTTTAGTGTTTGATTAATGACTTGTTGGTAATATTGCTCATAAAGAGGCATAATATTAGACAATTGGAATTCTTTGGCGTGATTTAATGCTGCTTCTTTAAATTTCTGTAGACGTTCACCATCTTCGAGGATATAGATTGCATTTTTCGCCATGTCAGCCACATCGCCCACCGCACTGAGAAATCCAGTGACACCATTCTTATTCAGTTCAGGTAAACCACCCGTATTAGAAGAAATCACCGGAACTTGACAGGCCATGGCCTCTAGTGCTGCAAGTCCGAAACTTTCCGAGCTGGAAGGCATGAGGAAAAGATCCGATACAGACAGTATTTCTTCCACCGCATCTTGTTTACCCAAGAAACGTATGTCTTGACATACACCAAGTTCTCTCGAAAGCTCTTCTGCGTTTCGACGTTCGGGACCATCTCCTACCATTAAGAGCTTCGAAGGGATGACATCATGTACTTTCTTAAAAATGCGAATGACATCCTCCGTATTTTTAACCTTTCTGAAGTTGGACGTATGCACCAATATCCTTTCATTGCCCGGAGCAATGGCTTTTTTGAAATGTGAACGGTCTTTATTGCTGAATCTGTCCAAATCAATAAAGTTCGGGATCACCTTGATGTCGCGGGTGATGTCAAAGTATCCCTGCGTCTGATCTTTTAGATTCTGTGATACTGCAGTTACACCATCTGATTGATTGATGGAGAATGTAACAACGGGACTAAAACTTTTGTCCTTACCCACTAGCGTAATATCTGTGCCATGTAAGGTGGTTACTACTGGAATAGTAATGCCATAGGTAGTAAGCAAGATCTGTTTTGCCATAAATGCCGCTGATGCATGTGGGATTGCATAGTGGACGTGGATCAAATCCAACTTTTCGAAACGAACAACATCCACCAGTTTGCTGGCTAATGCAGATTCGTAGGGTAGAAAGTCAAAAAGCGGATATTGCGAAACAGCTACCTCGTGGTAGTATAAGTTTTCAGAGAAGAAATCCAGCCGTGCAGGTTGTCGATAGGTAATAAAATGGATCTCATGTCCATTAGCTGCCAAAGCCTTTCCGAGTTCGGTTGCAACTACACCACTTCCACCAAAGGTGGGATAACAAACAATTCCTATTTTCATCTGCGTAATTATGTCTGAGCGTATATTTAACGGCATCTCTAGTATGCACTGTTCAATTTTATTGTAAAGGCTCCCGTGAACCTCATGTTAGTATTCCAACTATTTTCGTCTAAATATATGCGATATTGCTATTTCATCTGACGATTATCTTCTTCAATTATTTCATGGCCACACGAAAATTTGAAGATGATTACTACTAAATTTTGTGCTGCAAATTTCGACTATTTATGCGTAAAATAACAGAAACCAATTGCCATAGTTTTGTGAATTTTTTGATTGGTTAAAAAGCGCTATCTTTAAATAGACATTTAA encodes the following:
- a CDS encoding IS1182 family transposase, producing MSSQRPTFKPYYQDQIMAIPPTLDELVSKGHPVRIVNDVINRINIQGLLDAYKIKGCSSYHPQMLLKVLVFGYVSNVYSSRKLETACRENINFMWLSGMSYPDHNTINRFRGVRLKEALRSVFEEVVKLLAEEGLLSIEDVYTDGTKIEANANRYTFVWKKAIHTNKEKMKAALKDIWDYAQSIAKSEDNLPDPPDLTTIDSEKVRATVDKLNRVLSDKPSVNKKMKAKLRYVTKNYPEKIVQYEEQEATLGDRNSYSKTDPDATFMRMKEDHMKNGQLRPGYNIQISTSNQYIVNYTIHSNPTDTRTLSGHLQQHEDSFGKTPGTLTADAGYGSEENYALLAAKNIESYVKYGMFDKGQKKSCGDKKPFSVDKLHYNPSQDCYICPMGQEMHCIGTFSQKTSAGFRQEIKKYQAKNCTNCPLNGACHKSQGNRIIGVNKQLEIYRNRAYQLLNSDVGVAKRKQRCCDVEPVFANIKQNHGFRRFMLRGKEKVSIEWGLLAIAQNLRKKAA
- a CDS encoding NADH-quinone oxidoreductase subunit A, producing MDDPAQLSEYGKILIILLIGALLVCATIFLARLISPKKNNPIKSGTYECGEEPIGSSWVQFNPRFYVIALVFLLFDVELIFIFPWATVFGQSEYIAADERWGWFTMIEMGIFIGVLILGLVFVWKRGDLEWVKPKVSLPKVPVYIPDSAYASLNNKTYQLRDYVAVADETVVGEVVTANEVVSVPKPAFKPRFKKPE
- a CDS encoding NADH-quinone oxidoreductase subunit B; the encoded protein is MSLDSQLQNDGVIVAKLDDLLNWARLSSMWPMSFGIACCAIEMMGAMASTYDLDRMGVFPRPSPRQSDVIIIAGTVTFKMADRIKKLYEQMPDPKYVISMGSCSNCGGPYWQHGYHVVKGVDKIIPVNVYVQGCPPRPEALIGAFIELQKKIDKESLLGEQLFKEKA
- a CDS encoding 5-(carboxyamino)imidazole ribonucleotide synthase; translation: MAKDFYGELQLGILGGGQLGRMLIQEAINYNVNVHVLDPDKNAPCRKLCNRFECGSLGDFETVYNFGKDLDMITIEIEKVNVDALEKLEGEGVIVYPQSRIIRLIQDKGLQKQFFKQNDIPTSTFQLISNKDNMMNAPLSLPYIQKLRRDGYDGKGVKKIVTQQDIQEAFEEPSLIEEWVDFEKEIAVIVARNDKGEVSTFPMVEMEFNPQANLVEFLIAPSLYGVEIQQRAEMIAKKIAEDLQIVGILAVEMFLTKNGDILVNELAPRPHNSGHQTIEGNYVSQFAQHLRAIFNLPLGDTRCRTNTVMINLLGEAGYEGLAKYEGVEEVLAMEGVYIHLYGKKYTKPFRKMGHVCIINDDREKAISNARKVQEILKVKA
- the purE gene encoding 5-(carboxyamino)imidazole ribonucleotide mutase encodes the protein MSVNNKAQVGIIMGSKSDLPVMQDAIDVLKVLGVEFEVTIVSAHRTPQRMFDYAKNAAIRGLKVIIAGAGGAAHLPGMVASITHLPVIGVPVKSSNSIDGWDSVLSILQMPNGIPVATVALNAAKNAGILAAQILGTSDEVIGNNIIDYKEELARKVIETAVQVEDTEF
- a CDS encoding sugar phosphate isomerase/epimerase family protein; protein product: MMNNSRRQFLKQAGIGLSAAYLVPNFISCQNKAGAISDNPLQNIGVQLYSIRDLMDKDPKGSLEQIAKIGYKHVELYGIDATAKQFWKLPYKELKKILDDNGLKTHSGHYDMSKYLSKAHIDKEDLAVYFDAAKELGQEYVIAPVTPMFDLNALKKDDYLYASEQLNKAGEQAKKLGLKVAYHNHFWEFRDLGNNTTGEEVMLAFTEPDLVDFELDLFWAEKAGKNPISLFEKFPNRFKLWHVKDMDKTKSNPIEWPKDGKLPIEQIFNDIKYTEVGTGSINFPEIVKEKSKSGLKYAFVEQDNIDMPNKMESLKKSYDYVQANLTK
- the frr gene encoding ribosome recycling factor; this translates as MNELISIELDDCKDKMSKAVAHTESELTKIRAGKASPSMLDGISVDYYGSATPLSQVANINTTDARTIVIQPWEKSLINAIEKSITDANLGINPQNDGIVIRLNVPPLTEERRRDLVKKVKEETERGRIGIRNIRKDINESIKKLKNDGASEDEIKTAEGEVQKLTDAFIVKVDKLAELKEKDIMTV
- the pyrH gene encoding UMP kinase, which produces MKYKRILLKLSGESLMGDQSYGIDINRVSQYANDIKEIHDQGLEIAIVIGGGNIYRGLSAEKSGMDRVQADYMGMLATVINSMALQDALEKVGKKTRLLTAIKMEQICEPFIRRRAVRHLEKGRIVIFGAGTGNPYFTTDTAASLRAIEINADAVLKGTRVDGIYTADPEKDPSATKFEEISFTEVYEKGLNVMDMTAFTLCQENKLPIIVFDMNKPGNLLKLANGEHVGTVVK
- the bshA gene encoding N-acetyl-alpha-D-glucosaminyl L-malate synthase BshA: MKIGIVCYPTFGGSGVVATELGKALAANGHEIHFITYRQPARLDFFSENLYYHEVAVSQYPLFDFLPYESALASKLVDVVRFEKLDLIHVHYAIPHASAAFMAKQILLTTYGITIPVVTTLHGTDITLVGKDKSFSPVVTFSINQSDGVTAVSQNLKDQTQGYFDITRDIKVIPNFIDLDRFSNKDRSHFKKAIAPGNERILVHTSNFRKVKNTEDVIRIFKKVHDVIPSKLLMVGDGPERRNAEELSRELGVCQDIRFLGKQDAVEEILSVSDLFLMPSSSESFGLAALEAMACQVPVISSNTGGLPELNKNGVTGFLSAVGDVADMAKNAIYILEDGERLQKFKEAALNHAKEFQLSNIMPLYEQYYQQVINQTLKPQ